One genomic segment of Flagellimonas marinaquae includes these proteins:
- a CDS encoding queuosine precursor transporter, with amino-acid sequence MTQKDKKKAFSIYLYLGAMFITSLVVSNLIFQKFFSWSPFGDVSVFGAPLFELSVGILPYPITFLITDLISEIYGQKKANQVVTAGIFASFFSMAIILVANYSSAIPSSPVDNATFTTVFGLSPLGVLASMLAYLGAQYIDITIYHFWKRLTKGKMLWLRNNFSTFSSQFIDTFTVVGLLCLFGVLPWDKFYGLLISGVIFKMMIALLDTPLLYFFVYLMRKRFNLKIGEEISLD; translated from the coding sequence ATGACGCAAAAAGACAAGAAGAAGGCATTTTCCATTTATCTGTATTTAGGAGCAATGTTCATAACTTCTTTGGTGGTATCCAATTTAATCTTTCAAAAATTTTTCTCTTGGAGCCCTTTTGGGGATGTCTCCGTATTCGGTGCACCACTTTTTGAACTTTCGGTAGGTATTTTGCCATACCCGATAACCTTTTTGATCACAGACCTCATTTCCGAGATCTATGGTCAAAAAAAGGCCAATCAAGTGGTCACCGCAGGAATTTTCGCTTCGTTTTTTTCCATGGCGATAATTTTAGTGGCCAACTACTCCAGTGCCATTCCCAGCTCACCGGTGGACAATGCCACTTTTACCACCGTTTTTGGCCTGTCCCCATTAGGGGTTTTGGCATCCATGCTGGCTTACTTGGGCGCACAGTATATCGATATTACCATTTATCACTTTTGGAAACGCCTGACCAAAGGGAAAATGTTGTGGCTCCGTAATAATTTCTCAACATTTTCTTCTCAATTTATAGACACATTCACTGTAGTAGGGCTATTGTGCCTTTTTGGTGTACTGCCGTGGGACAAGTTTTATGGATTACTCATTAGTGGGGTAATTTTTAAAATGATGATAGCCCTTCTCGACACCCCTTTGCTCTATTTTTTCGTATATCTGATGAGAAAAAGATTTAACTTAAAAATAGGAGAGGAAATTTCTTTGGATTGA
- a CDS encoding AsmA-like C-terminal region-containing protein: MKKKVLKITGITLLILLAISIAVPLFLQGKIEEIIKTKVNNSINATLDFEDADLSLLKNFPNAHVELTQLSLINKAPFEGDTLFATSKIALSMSIKELFKSADEPIVIKTLDVDEAKLHIKTDVEGNANYDIAKESNEPTSDPTGDPDSSFTLNMDSYAINNTEIVYEDMASGMLLTIIEMNHSGTGDLSLEKSELKTLTDALVSFEMDGTKYLNKNKINLDALIGIDLSENKYTFLENKALVNQLPLVFDGFVKVNEENQEVDIAFKTPSSDFKNFLAVIPETYAGNIENVQTIGNFEVNGVFKGVVDEEHIPTFKIAINSDNASFKFPDLPKSVRNVHIDTEINNETGITEDTYVDINRLSFAIDEDKFNLKAKIRDVMGNTKVDADMDGRINLANISQAYPVPDDYNLKGILNADVSTSFDMASLEKKQYQNTKTSGKASLTGFEYASQELKNPVAINKAALTFNPNTVTLDSFEGKTGSTDFAAKGTLTNLLGFMFNNENIEGRFSLNSNQFALNDFMVEETADENLSTTEETTIAGEERIKIPSFLDCTIDATANTVIYDNLDLKNVKGTLVIKDETATVNNLTSDLFGGTMGLSGAVSTKQETSTFDVSLGMNNFNIGESFAGLELFKVLTPLASALTGKLNSDIKISGNLKEDFTPNLATISGNLLAELLSPKLDAQKAPLVSSLDNKLNFLDTKQINLDGLKTALSFENGAVKVKPFTIKYKDININVDGSHTFDRQMQYKATLDVPAKYLGAEVNKLIAQMNDQSLGEVTIPVTANIGGSFTNPSVNTDMTSSVKTLTGKLVEMQKQKLVSQGKDKAKDLLSDVFKKDEADTTKTTSGGVKEAIGNILGGKKDTTATDTSKTEKDEVKNAAKSILGGLLGKKKKDTVN; encoded by the coding sequence ATGAAGAAAAAAGTCCTAAAAATTACTGGAATAACCCTACTTATCCTACTCGCAATTAGTATTGCCGTCCCTTTATTTCTTCAAGGTAAGATTGAAGAAATTATCAAGACAAAGGTCAATAACAGCATTAATGCCACATTGGATTTTGAGGATGCCGACCTAAGTCTTCTCAAGAACTTTCCCAATGCCCATGTGGAGCTTACCCAATTGTCCTTGATCAATAAGGCTCCTTTCGAAGGCGATACCCTTTTTGCTACTTCTAAGATCGCATTGTCCATGTCGATTAAAGAACTGTTCAAATCCGCAGATGAGCCGATAGTGATCAAAACTTTGGATGTGGATGAAGCCAAGTTGCACATCAAAACCGACGTGGAAGGCAATGCGAATTACGATATAGCCAAAGAGAGCAACGAACCAACGTCCGACCCCACAGGCGATCCTGATAGTAGTTTTACATTGAATATGGACTCCTATGCGATAAACAATACCGAAATTGTTTATGAGGATATGGCAAGTGGTATGCTATTGACTATTATCGAAATGAATCATAGCGGGACGGGAGACCTGTCTTTGGAAAAATCGGAGCTAAAGACCCTTACCGATGCTCTGGTATCCTTTGAGATGGATGGCACAAAATATCTGAACAAAAACAAAATCAATCTAGATGCGCTAATCGGAATAGATCTGAGCGAAAACAAATATACCTTTTTGGAAAATAAGGCCTTGGTGAACCAATTGCCACTGGTTTTTGATGGCTTTGTTAAGGTGAACGAGGAAAACCAAGAGGTGGACATTGCATTTAAAACACCTTCTTCCGACTTTAAAAACTTTTTGGCTGTAATCCCGGAAACCTATGCCGGTAACATAGAAAATGTACAGACCATCGGAAATTTTGAGGTGAATGGAGTGTTTAAAGGAGTAGTGGATGAAGAACATATACCGACCTTTAAAATTGCGATCAATTCGGATAATGCATCCTTCAAGTTTCCCGATTTGCCCAAATCTGTCCGTAATGTGCATATAGACACCGAGATAAACAACGAAACTGGTATTACGGAAGATACCTATGTCGATATTAACAGACTCTCTTTTGCCATAGATGAGGATAAATTCAATCTTAAGGCCAAGATCAGGGATGTAATGGGCAATACCAAGGTAGACGCCGACATGGACGGTAGGATAAACTTGGCGAACATCTCCCAAGCATATCCTGTGCCGGACGATTATAACCTTAAAGGCATATTGAATGCCGACGTATCCACATCTTTCGATATGGCTTCTTTGGAAAAGAAACAATATCAGAACACCAAAACCAGTGGAAAAGCATCTTTGACCGGTTTTGAGTATGCTTCGCAGGAGCTTAAAAACCCTGTAGCCATAAACAAAGCGGCCCTTACCTTTAATCCCAACACCGTTACATTGGATTCTTTTGAAGGTAAAACGGGAAGTACGGATTTTGCCGCCAAGGGAACTTTAACAAATTTACTGGGTTTTATGTTCAACAATGAAAATATTGAAGGTAGGTTTTCCTTGAACTCGAACCAATTTGCACTGAACGATTTTATGGTCGAGGAAACGGCAGATGAAAACCTGTCAACGACCGAGGAAACTACAATTGCTGGAGAGGAACGTATCAAAATACCATCTTTTTTGGATTGTACCATAGATGCTACTGCAAATACCGTGATCTACGATAACCTTGATCTAAAAAATGTAAAAGGGACATTGGTGATCAAAGACGAAACCGCTACTGTGAACAATCTTACTTCGGATTTATTCGGGGGTACTATGGGACTTTCTGGGGCGGTATCCACCAAACAAGAGACTTCTACATTCGATGTAAGCCTCGGTATGAACAATTTTAATATTGGCGAATCTTTTGCTGGTCTGGAACTGTTTAAAGTGTTAACCCCTTTGGCGAGTGCATTGACAGGTAAACTCAATTCGGATATTAAGATATCGGGTAACCTAAAAGAGGATTTTACCCCTAATTTGGCAACCATTTCCGGAAACTTGCTGGCGGAATTGCTTTCTCCCAAGTTGGATGCACAGAAAGCTCCTTTGGTGTCTTCTTTGGATAATAAGCTCAATTTTTTGGATACAAAGCAAATCAATTTGGATGGACTTAAAACCGCTTTGAGCTTTGAAAATGGGGCAGTTAAAGTAAAACCCTTTACCATAAAGTATAAAGATATCAATATAAATGTCGACGGTAGCCATACTTTTGATAGGCAGATGCAATACAAAGCCACTCTGGACGTACCTGCTAAATACTTGGGTGCAGAAGTGAACAAACTTATCGCGCAAATGAACGATCAAAGCTTGGGAGAAGTAACCATTCCCGTTACCGCCAATATTGGAGGTAGTTTTACAAACCCGTCCGTCAACACCGATATGACTTCGAGTGTAAAAACACTGACCGGTAAGTTGGTGGAAATGCAAAAGCAGAAATTGGTGAGTCAAGGAAAGGATAAGGCCAAAGACCTATTGTCCGATGTCTTTAAAAAAGATGAAGCCGATACTACCAAGACCACATCTGGCGGCGTAAAAGAGGCCATTGGCAACATTCTTGGAGGAAAAAAGGATACTACGGCAACGGATACGAGCAAAACAGAAAAGGATGAGGTTAAAAATGCGGCCAAATCCATATTGGGCGGGCTGCTCGGAAAAAAGAAAAAGGATACAGTGAATTAA
- a CDS encoding DUF6090 family protein → MLKFFRKIRKELIAEKKVSNYILYAIGEIVLVVIGILIALAIDNANEQGIKREKEQIYLMGLRDEFETSQTKLKELISFNRQSYEDSKTILVYMVDPKNLPDEQELANLLYNALAFDISFNPNNSLLMEMINSGSLKDISNPRLRILLTNWISNIEDISKQEMMLANERDKILDMFRSEENSIKTLYDLTGVSDELGIPASSDRTSNRNLLKSKEFENNMLMFILTSIKTETLHYNPLMQSIDEILKTIDNEIKE, encoded by the coding sequence ATGCTCAAGTTTTTCAGAAAAATCAGGAAGGAATTGATAGCCGAGAAAAAAGTCAGCAATTACATTCTTTACGCCATAGGGGAAATTGTTCTGGTGGTCATCGGGATTTTGATCGCACTGGCCATAGATAACGCCAATGAGCAAGGTATCAAACGGGAAAAAGAGCAGATTTACCTTATGGGACTACGGGATGAGTTCGAGACCAGCCAAACCAAATTAAAAGAACTTATATCCTTCAACAGGCAAAGCTATGAGGACTCTAAAACAATTTTGGTCTATATGGTCGACCCCAAAAACCTGCCCGATGAGCAAGAGCTCGCCAATTTGCTGTATAACGCCTTGGCTTTCGATATTTCGTTCAACCCCAACAATTCCCTTTTGATGGAAATGATCAATTCGGGTAGTTTAAAAGACATCTCCAATCCACGCCTTCGCATCCTTTTGACCAATTGGATTTCCAACATCGAGGACATATCGAAGCAAGAAATGATGCTGGCCAATGAGCGGGACAAGATACTGGATATGTTCCGCAGCGAAGAAAACAGCATCAAAACGCTGTATGACCTCACAGGGGTCTCCGATGAATTGGGGATTCCCGCTAGTTCGGACCGAACGAGCAACCGTAATCTTTTAAAGTCGAAAGAGTTTGAGAACAATATGCTTATGTTCATACTAACCAGTATCAAAACGGAAACGTTACATTACAATCCATTGATGCAAAGTATAGATGAGATTCTGAAAACCATTGACAACGAAATCAAGGAATAA
- a CDS encoding DUF2797 domain-containing protein, translated as MLYEGVLRKMKTEIGNPIQYFLVFENDFINMNQALDKEVQIDFIKFQCLNCGRDLPIFRQGFCKTCFFETPLAGDWIMKPELSTAHLDKADRDLEFEKKMQLQPHIVYLANSSNVKVGVTRKSQVPTRWIDQGAHEAIEIMEVPNRYLAGITEVALKAHVSDKTSWQKMLKNDIEDVDLVEWREKLKSSIPEETIAYFINDKQETLLEFPVLQYPEKVKSLNLDKTPSYKGTLKGIKGQYLIFDDNTVFNVRSSEGYFVGINIS; from the coding sequence ATGCTGTACGAAGGAGTCCTAAGAAAAATGAAAACCGAAATCGGAAACCCCATCCAGTATTTTTTGGTTTTCGAGAACGATTTTATCAATATGAACCAAGCCTTGGACAAAGAGGTTCAAATAGATTTTATCAAATTTCAGTGTTTGAACTGTGGCAGAGACCTGCCTATTTTCCGACAAGGCTTTTGCAAGACGTGCTTTTTTGAAACTCCACTTGCCGGAGATTGGATCATGAAACCGGAATTGAGCACGGCACATTTGGACAAAGCGGACCGTGATCTTGAATTCGAGAAAAAAATGCAGTTACAGCCACACATTGTTTACTTGGCGAACTCCAGCAATGTAAAAGTAGGCGTTACCCGAAAATCCCAAGTGCCGACACGATGGATAGACCAAGGCGCCCACGAAGCCATTGAAATTATGGAAGTGCCCAATCGATATTTGGCGGGCATTACCGAGGTTGCCCTAAAAGCGCACGTGAGCGACAAGACCAGCTGGCAAAAAATGCTTAAAAATGATATCGAGGACGTGGATCTAGTGGAATGGAGGGAGAAGCTGAAATCCAGTATTCCCGAAGAAACCATTGCCTACTTTATAAACGACAAACAAGAAACCTTATTGGAGTTTCCCGTACTTCAATATCCAGAAAAGGTAAAAAGCCTCAATTTGGACAAAACCCCAAGTTACAAAGGAACCTTAAAGGGCATAAAAGGGCAATACCTTATTTTTGATGACAATACAGTCTTCAATGTTAGGAGTAGCGAAGGCTACTTTGTAGGTATAAACATCAGCTGA